In one window of Coralliovum pocilloporae DNA:
- a CDS encoding type II toxin-antitoxin system RelE/ParE family toxin, with amino-acid sequence MRRRIVEISEAARQDIAGIYDWIATAGSPQDGLGYVERIVAFCEGFDLASERGSLREDIRPGLRIVGFERNATIAFMVEDERVIILRVFYGGQNWEDAMA; translated from the coding sequence ATGAGACGGCGTATTGTCGAGATATCAGAAGCGGCCAGACAGGACATAGCCGGCATCTACGATTGGATTGCTACGGCTGGCAGTCCTCAAGATGGTTTGGGCTATGTTGAGCGTATCGTGGCCTTTTGCGAGGGATTTGATCTGGCCAGCGAGCGTGGCTCGTTGCGTGAGGATATCAGACCTGGCCTTCGCATCGTCGGGTTTGAGCGAAACGCCACCATCGCCTTCATGGTCGAAGATGAGCGTGTTATTATTCTGCGTGTCTTTTATGGCGGGCAGAATTGGGAAGATGCGATGGCGTAG
- a CDS encoding type II toxin-antitoxin system ParD family antitoxin has product MSGTDRRTVSLTSENAAFIDGKVKSGGYANASEVVRAGLRALQERDEAVERWLLREVAPTYDAVKSGEMKTYPVGDVLDDIRNRHKVKN; this is encoded by the coding sequence ATGTCAGGAACGGATAGACGCACAGTCAGTCTCACCTCTGAAAACGCCGCTTTCATTGATGGCAAGGTCAAATCAGGTGGCTATGCGAATGCCAGTGAGGTTGTGCGTGCGGGGCTACGGGCTTTGCAGGAGCGTGATGAAGCGGTTGAACGCTGGCTATTGCGCGAGGTTGCTCCGACTTATGATGCGGTAAAATCCGGTGAGATGAAGACGTATCCGGTTGGTGATGTTCTGGACGATATCCGCAACCGTCACAAGGTAAAGAACTGA